Proteins encoded together in one uncultured Desulfosarcina sp. window:
- a CDS encoding TRAP transporter substrate-binding protein: MAENISRRNVIKAGVAAAAAGAATVFPKVASAASNKKIRWRMQTHWPTGVGYYKDVYVKFCDRVRAATGGELDITPLPPGAIVPTKDVFEAIGRGLFEISLIWPAYWIGKVPVAGHINGQLFTWERAAEMYAYFYDMGAIDIFRQAYGEHNVRFVAPLPMTGLALYSRRPIRTLDDFKGFKVRSTGIAAQVFQKAGATPVFFPGAEIYQALQTGVCDGAHWGTVSTAWDMKFQEVTDYIVLPYLAGINNGEIIMNQKKWDELPDDFKAIIEECAASTGIDFLRWSGYNDAIDIEKFQKEKMGELSYMDADTVAQMRKFSIEVVDEYSKKDPKYCAKAGELLKDQLKMNGRI; this comes from the coding sequence ATGGCAGAGAACATCAGCAGAAGAAACGTGATCAAGGCCGGCGTGGCTGCTGCCGCAGCCGGAGCGGCAACCGTCTTTCCCAAGGTGGCCAGCGCCGCATCAAATAAGAAAATCCGCTGGCGGATGCAGACCCACTGGCCCACCGGCGTCGGCTACTACAAGGACGTCTACGTGAAGTTCTGCGATCGGGTCAGGGCTGCCACGGGCGGCGAACTGGACATCACCCCGCTTCCTCCGGGTGCGATCGTACCGACCAAGGACGTGTTCGAAGCCATCGGTCGGGGGCTGTTCGAGATCTCGCTGATCTGGCCGGCCTACTGGATCGGGAAAGTGCCCGTCGCCGGACACATTAACGGACAGTTGTTTACGTGGGAACGGGCCGCCGAGATGTATGCCTATTTCTACGATATGGGTGCCATCGATATTTTCCGCCAGGCATACGGCGAGCACAATGTCCGGTTCGTGGCACCGCTGCCCATGACAGGGCTGGCGCTTTACTCCAGAAGGCCGATCCGCACCCTGGACGACTTCAAAGGCTTCAAGGTTCGCAGCACGGGAATCGCGGCCCAGGTGTTCCAGAAAGCCGGTGCAACGCCGGTATTCTTCCCCGGCGCCGAGATCTACCAGGCCCTGCAGACCGGGGTGTGCGACGGCGCCCACTGGGGGACGGTTTCCACGGCCTGGGATATGAAGTTCCAGGAGGTGACCGACTATATCGTCCTGCCCTATCTGGCCGGCATCAACAACGGCGAAATCATCATGAACCAGAAAAAATGGGACGAGCTTCCCGACGACTTCAAGGCCATCATCGAAGAATGCGCCGCCTCCACCGGCATCGATTTTCTCAGGTGGTCCGGATACAACGATGCTATCGATATTGAAAAGTTCCAGAAGGAAAAAATGGGGGAACTCTCCTATATGGACGCGGACACGGTCGCCCAGATGAGAAAATTCTCCATCGAGGTGGTCGATGAATATTCGAAAAAAGATCCCAAATACTGCGCAAAAGCGGGTGAACTGCTGAAAGACCAGCTGAAAATGAACGGCCGTATTTAG
- a CDS encoding SDR family oxidoreductase, which produces MAKAPTDIPTTVKNKNLVEKRRRQIILAAIKLFSQKGFHKTTLKELAEEAGLSHGNVYDYVGSKEDIFFLIHDFLAGSAMEILNRGLENIQDPIDKLRRMVRGEFNLMDQWADALLLIYQESHILKRDFLRRLLEKERAHVEKFELVIQEGIAQGQLRQCNVRLTANLIKSMIDAWTIKRWDLRAHASQLEAERSILEMVFHGMLTEQNGQEPVSSESDALTGKTALVVNGGTVLGQGICAALVGRGIRVITHVCDETTAAPFPVLPDAEKELLTVIRSEDAGRMTGSMLKDIKKQHGPIDIYLHDLGVGTTEVPDGEKIDQIDRRLEENLGCAHELADYFSECMGARTSGRIVFVAPWRWDKHAAPIRFETVKAGTMALSSAMSAKLAAAGVNVNCIVPGFIRAVRPLKIEKALKHEVIDEIPSGRLGEIYDVTDAILFLIGDASKYLTGQTLNISGGL; this is translated from the coding sequence ATGGCCAAGGCTCCGACAGACATTCCTACCACGGTAAAAAACAAAAATTTGGTGGAAAAACGCCGCCGCCAGATTATCCTTGCGGCCATCAAATTGTTCTCCCAAAAGGGCTTTCACAAGACAACCCTCAAAGAACTGGCCGAAGAGGCGGGCCTTAGCCATGGCAACGTCTATGACTATGTTGGCAGCAAAGAGGATATCTTTTTTCTCATTCATGATTTCCTGGCCGGTTCGGCCATGGAAATTCTCAACCGCGGCCTGGAAAACATCCAGGACCCCATCGATAAGCTGCGCAGAATGGTCCGGGGCGAATTCAACCTCATGGACCAGTGGGCCGACGCCCTGCTCCTGATTTATCAGGAAAGCCATATCCTCAAACGCGATTTTTTACGGCGCCTGCTGGAAAAAGAGCGCGCCCACGTGGAAAAGTTCGAACTTGTCATCCAAGAGGGCATCGCCCAGGGCCAGCTTCGTCAATGCAACGTCCGCCTGACGGCAAACCTGATCAAGTCCATGATCGACGCCTGGACCATCAAGCGGTGGGATCTCAGAGCCCATGCCAGCCAACTCGAAGCCGAACGCTCCATTCTTGAGATGGTGTTTCATGGGATGCTTACGGAGCAAAACGGGCAGGAGCCGGTTTCTTCCGAATCGGACGCCTTAACAGGCAAAACAGCGCTCGTGGTAAACGGCGGAACCGTTCTGGGCCAGGGCATCTGCGCGGCGCTGGTGGGTCGCGGCATTCGCGTGATCACCCATGTATGCGATGAAACCACGGCAGCCCCCTTCCCCGTATTGCCGGATGCGGAAAAGGAACTTCTGACCGTCATCCGCTCCGAGGATGCCGGCCGAATGACCGGGAGTATGCTCAAAGATATTAAGAAACAGCATGGTCCCATCGATATTTACCTTCACGATCTGGGCGTCGGTACCACGGAAGTTCCCGATGGTGAAAAGATCGATCAAATCGATCGGCGTCTTGAAGAGAACCTGGGCTGCGCCCATGAACTGGCCGACTATTTCAGCGAATGCATGGGAGCAAGAACATCGGGGCGTATCGTTTTCGTCGCCCCCTGGAGATGGGACAAACATGCAGCTCCGATTCGATTCGAGACGGTCAAGGCCGGCACCATGGCGCTGAGCAGTGCCATGTCGGCCAAACTGGCGGCAGCGGGCGTCAACGTCAATTGCATCGTCCCCGGTTTCATTCGCGCCGTTCGTCCCTTGAAAATCGAAAAAGCCTTGAAGCATGAGGTCATCGACGAAATTCCGTCGGGCCGCCTCGGAGAAATCTACGATGTGACCGATGCCATCCTTTTCCTGATCGGGGACGCATCCAAATACCTTACCGGACAAACCCTGAATATTTCAGGTGGACTGTAA
- a CDS encoding TRAP transporter small permease subunit: protein MRKLFQTIDSISEWSGKIVSFVIYAGILMLVFEVVARYFFDSPTIWAHGYSQRLFGSYFILVGAFTLLKDAHVRVDIIYQRFSLRVRAFLDILNYALLILWTSVLVKEGITFFANSWAIREADEMALAHPVYPVKFLLVVGVVLILLQGISRIIMSCITLVKGVKYES from the coding sequence ATGAGGAAGCTATTTCAAACCATCGACAGTATCAGTGAATGGTCGGGCAAGATTGTCTCATTCGTGATCTATGCCGGGATCCTGATGCTCGTTTTCGAGGTCGTTGCCCGGTACTTTTTCGACTCGCCGACCATTTGGGCGCACGGCTACTCCCAGCGGCTGTTCGGCAGCTACTTCATCCTGGTGGGGGCCTTTACACTCTTGAAAGACGCCCATGTCCGGGTCGACATCATTTACCAGCGATTTTCTCTTCGGGTGCGGGCGTTTCTGGATATCCTGAACTATGCGCTGTTGATTCTATGGACATCGGTTCTCGTTAAGGAGGGAATCACCTTTTTTGCCAATTCCTGGGCCATTCGCGAGGCAGACGAAATGGCCCTGGCCCATCCGGTCTACCCGGTCAAATTTCTGCTTGTCGTCGGGGTCGTGCTGATCCTGCTCCAGGGAATTTCCAGAATCATCATGTCCTGCATCACACTGGTAAAGGGGGTGAAATATGAGTCCTGA
- a CDS encoding C-GCAxxG-C-C family protein: MQLPYRSQEELFDAAEKRAYQFEKKYHGCAQCVLGALMECFPLLRDPGAFKAATGLGGGVGLSIEGSCGGLTGGVMAMGLLFGRELDNLADKEGLRFCSYRLANHLHERFVEEYGSSICKQIHEKVLGKAYRLNNPDEWDRFLEAGGHSTKCPQVVGKAARWTAERIVAEAEAQGRPFSYQS; this comes from the coding sequence ATGCAGCTGCCCTACCGATCACAAGAAGAACTGTTCGATGCTGCGGAAAAACGGGCGTATCAATTCGAAAAAAAATACCATGGATGCGCGCAGTGTGTACTCGGTGCGCTGATGGAATGCTTTCCTCTTCTCAGAGATCCCGGGGCATTCAAGGCGGCCACGGGGCTTGGCGGCGGCGTGGGGCTTTCCATCGAAGGCTCATGTGGCGGCCTTACCGGCGGAGTCATGGCCATGGGGCTGCTGTTTGGTCGCGAGTTGGACAACCTGGCCGACAAGGAAGGTCTTCGCTTCTGTTCCTACCGCCTGGCCAACCACCTGCACGAACGATTCGTCGAAGAATATGGATCTTCGATTTGTAAACAGATTCACGAAAAAGTCCTGGGAAAGGCGTACCGATTGAACAATCCCGACGAGTGGGATCGGTTTCTCGAAGCCGGCGGACACTCAACCAAGTGCCCGCAGGTGGTGGGAAAAGCCGCCAGATGGACAGCCGAACGCATCGTGGCCGAAGCGGAGGCCCAAGGGCGCCCGTTTTCCTACCAGAGTTAA
- a CDS encoding TRAP transporter large permease subunit, with product MSPEVLLTIGMFGSLVLCIMFGVSLAFALGSIGVITALLMWGPAGLMPIVTGVFNYMWMLLLAAVPLFVFIGVALSKSKIAEDMYDAFYLWSGRLRGGLAVGTCGFAAALSAMTGNCSASTVTTGLVAIPPMRQRKYRETIIFGSIGSAGTLGILIPPSITLIVIGMMTGQSIGKLFAGGLVAGVGIVVLFMIYIVIRAWLEPDLCPALEETPSMQEKLRALKSIALPTLIILSILGSLFFGIATPTEASSVGALAVLLCVIIRGEFTWTFFKETAYQTASITGMVLWIMFGASGFVAIYSGGGGIYFVQSMLMDLNVSPWVLIFILQGAILLLGMFLDPMGIILLCLPLFYPVVSAMGFDPIWYGVVFNIALCIGYITPPFGYNLFYLKSLSPDTAMNTIFRSVVPFIFIMVASLVVMMVFPGIVTWLPNNMNLH from the coding sequence ATGAGTCCTGAGGTCTTGCTTACCATTGGCATGTTCGGGTCCTTAGTACTGTGCATCATGTTCGGCGTCTCTCTGGCCTTTGCACTCGGCTCCATCGGGGTTATCACAGCCCTTCTCATGTGGGGACCCGCCGGTTTGATGCCGATCGTGACGGGTGTTTTCAACTACATGTGGATGCTGCTGTTGGCTGCCGTCCCCCTGTTCGTGTTTATCGGTGTGGCACTTTCAAAGTCGAAAATCGCCGAAGATATGTACGATGCCTTCTACCTGTGGTCGGGCCGTCTCCGGGGCGGGTTGGCGGTCGGCACCTGCGGTTTCGCCGCCGCCCTATCCGCCATGACCGGCAACTGCTCGGCTTCGACGGTAACAACGGGGCTGGTGGCGATTCCTCCCATGCGCCAGCGCAAATACCGGGAGACGATCATTTTCGGATCCATCGGCTCGGCAGGCACGCTCGGGATTCTGATCCCGCCAAGCATCACCCTGATTGTGATCGGCATGATGACCGGCCAGTCCATCGGAAAACTGTTTGCCGGAGGGCTGGTCGCCGGTGTCGGCATCGTCGTCCTCTTTATGATCTACATCGTGATTCGCGCCTGGCTTGAGCCCGATCTTTGCCCGGCTCTGGAAGAAACCCCCAGCATGCAGGAAAAACTGCGCGCCCTGAAGTCGATCGCACTGCCGACCCTGATCATCTTGTCGATTCTCGGATCGCTCTTTTTCGGGATTGCCACGCCCACGGAAGCGTCTTCGGTTGGGGCGCTGGCCGTGCTGCTGTGCGTGATCATCCGAGGCGAATTCACCTGGACGTTTTTCAAGGAGACAGCCTATCAGACCGCCAGCATCACCGGCATGGTGCTCTGGATCATGTTCGGCGCCTCCGGTTTCGTCGCCATCTACAGTGGGGGCGGCGGCATCTATTTTGTCCAGAGCATGCTGATGGACCTGAACGTCAGCCCCTGGGTTCTGATTTTCATCCTCCAGGGCGCTATCCTGCTGCTGGGGATGTTTCTCGATCCCATGGGAATCATTTTGCTTTGTCTGCCGCTTTTCTATCCGGTTGTCAGTGCAATGGGATTCGATCCGATCTGGTACGGGGTGGTCTTCAACATTGCCCTTTGCATCGGATATATCACCCCGCCTTTCGGTTACAATCTCTTCTACCTGAAATCATTGAGCCCGGATACGGCGATGAACACCATTTTCCGCAGTGTCGTACCGTTTATTTTCATCATGGTTGCCTCTCTGGTGGTCATGATGGTGTTTCCCGGAATCGTCACTTGGCTGCCGAACAACATGAACCTGCACTGA
- a CDS encoding universal stress protein, translating into MHPQIKKILFASDLTETSRHAFTHATMLASRFRASIVFLHVMEDLPKGARAFLDEGTIEKIRKQAAESAQSKLIGKKAEIRMLESELNRFCQTAFEESVDQVTIDTDVRVLEGNVIETIISTTKEMNCDAIVMGSTRRGRIAEAMLGSVVKGVLRYSDTLVIVAPPK; encoded by the coding sequence ATGCACCCTCAAATCAAAAAAATTCTCTTCGCTTCCGATCTTACCGAAACCTCGCGGCATGCCTTTACGCATGCGACGATGCTGGCGAGCAGGTTTCGCGCCTCTATCGTATTTTTGCATGTCATGGAAGATCTTCCCAAGGGGGCCAGGGCATTTCTCGACGAGGGAACGATTGAAAAAATCAGGAAACAGGCGGCTGAAAGCGCCCAGAGCAAACTCATAGGCAAAAAGGCGGAGATTCGGATGCTGGAATCCGAATTGAACCGCTTTTGTCAAACCGCCTTCGAAGAGTCCGTCGATCAGGTAACGATCGATACGGATGTTCGTGTCCTGGAGGGCAATGTGATCGAAACCATCATTTCGACCACCAAAGAGATGAACTGCGATGCCATCGTCATGGGATCGACCCGCAGGGGCAGAATTGCCGAAGCGATGCTTGGCAGCGTGGTCAAAGGCGTTTTGCGCTATTCCGATACATTGGTCATTGTGGCACCGCCAAAATAA
- a CDS encoding amidohydrolase, whose protein sequence is MDEIKALIEKHREKIVQTRRDLHQIPETAYTEFKTAEYVAKRLDHLGLAVTTGIAKTGVLGLLAGPEPGKTLMLRSELDALPVKEETGLPFASTHEGAMHACGHDGHMAMVLGAAAVLSDVSDRLSGHIKFVFQPAEEGPGGAKPMIDAGVLENPVVDYTLGCHLWPGVDQGQVGVKAGPLMAAMDRFDLTIKGKGGHGAMPHLCVDALDIATQIVNALQRIVSRHMNPLSPTVVTVGQFNSGTTFNIIPEKAFLSGTTRTFDSKIWKSWAERMDRVVNGICQAMGADYELNYQPGYPVTANNPWMAGEIREVAGSIVGSENVIEPEPTMGGEDMSFFLDRSKGCFFFLGVGRDGCAPLHNPRFDFDEDVLLTGVEIYCRTAIKLLGQR, encoded by the coding sequence ATGGATGAAATAAAGGCGCTGATCGAAAAACATCGGGAGAAGATCGTCCAGACGCGAAGGGATCTCCACCAAATCCCCGAAACGGCATACACGGAGTTTAAAACTGCCGAATACGTAGCAAAACGCCTGGACCATCTTGGGTTGGCGGTTACCACCGGAATTGCAAAAACCGGCGTACTCGGCCTGCTGGCCGGCCCCGAACCCGGAAAGACACTGATGCTGAGAAGCGAACTCGATGCCCTGCCCGTAAAGGAGGAAACCGGCCTGCCCTTTGCCTCCACGCATGAAGGCGCGATGCACGCCTGCGGCCACGACGGCCACATGGCCATGGTACTGGGGGCCGCGGCGGTGCTTTCAGATGTTTCCGACCGACTCTCCGGCCACATCAAATTCGTATTTCAACCGGCAGAGGAGGGGCCGGGGGGAGCCAAACCGATGATTGATGCGGGCGTCCTGGAAAATCCTGTCGTTGACTATACGCTGGGCTGCCATCTTTGGCCGGGCGTCGACCAGGGGCAGGTCGGGGTCAAGGCCGGCCCCTTGATGGCCGCCATGGATCGCTTCGATCTCACCATAAAAGGCAAAGGGGGCCACGGCGCCATGCCTCACCTTTGCGTCGACGCGCTCGATATCGCCACCCAAATCGTCAATGCCCTCCAGCGAATCGTCAGCCGCCATATGAACCCGCTGAGCCCCACGGTGGTTACCGTCGGGCAGTTCAATTCAGGGACCACGTTTAACATCATACCGGAGAAGGCCTTTCTCAGCGGCACCACGCGCACCTTCGATTCAAAGATTTGGAAATCCTGGGCCGAGCGGATGGACAGGGTCGTCAATGGGATCTGCCAGGCCATGGGCGCCGATTATGAACTGAACTACCAGCCGGGATATCCAGTAACGGCAAATAACCCCTGGATGGCCGGAGAAATCCGGGAGGTTGCCGGCAGTATTGTCGGATCCGAAAATGTCATCGAGCCTGAACCGACAATGGGCGGCGAAGACATGTCTTTTTTTCTGGACCGGTCCAAAGGATGCTTTTTTTTCCTCGGCGTCGGACGTGACGGCTGCGCTCCGCTTCACAACCCCCGTTTTGACTTCGATGAAGACGTTCTCCTCACCGGCGTAGAGATCTACTGCCGAACCGCCATAAAACTCTTGGGCCAACGTTGA
- a CDS encoding SDR family oxidoreductase, giving the protein MSLEKFSLKGKVAMVTGSSKGLGEAAAMAMAKAGADVAICGRNREDIDKVVDKAKAAGSRAAGFVLEVTSSDTVQAGVAKILDHFGRIDILFNNAGTNYRVPVLEFPEEEWDRVINTNLKGYYLVAKAVVPQMIENGYGKVINMSSILGRIAIINQLAYASAKGGVEQMTKIMALEWAKLGVRVNAIAPTYFETDMVKQIRNDKERFDFINTRTPMGRWGHLEEIEGVVVFLASPASDFITGQSIAIDGGWTAA; this is encoded by the coding sequence ATGAGTCTAGAAAAGTTCAGTCTTAAAGGCAAGGTGGCCATGGTGACCGGCAGTTCAAAGGGTCTCGGTGAAGCCGCAGCGATGGCGATGGCCAAGGCGGGAGCGGATGTTGCCATTTGCGGGCGCAACCGTGAAGACATCGACAAAGTGGTCGACAAGGCTAAGGCTGCGGGAAGCCGGGCAGCCGGCTTTGTGCTCGAAGTCACTTCCAGCGACACGGTTCAGGCGGGAGTCGCAAAGATTCTCGATCACTTTGGACGGATCGACATTCTGTTCAACAATGCCGGCACCAACTACCGCGTGCCAGTCCTCGAATTTCCCGAAGAAGAGTGGGATCGGGTGATCAATACCAACCTGAAGGGCTACTACCTGGTGGCCAAGGCCGTCGTCCCCCAGATGATTGAAAATGGCTACGGCAAGGTGATCAACATGAGTTCGATCCTGGGACGCATCGCTATCATCAACCAACTGGCCTACGCCTCGGCAAAAGGCGGCGTCGAACAGATGACAAAGATTATGGCCCTGGAATGGGCGAAGCTGGGCGTGCGCGTCAATGCCATTGCCCCGACCTACTTCGAGACCGACATGGTCAAACAGATCCGCAACGACAAAGAGAGATTCGACTTCATCAATACGCGGACCCCCATGGGTCGTTGGGGGCATTTGGAGGAGATTGAGGGTGTCGTGGTTTTCCTGGCGAGCCCGGCTTCGGATTTCATTACCGGGCAGAGCATTGCCATCGATGGCGGATGGACCGCTGCCTGA
- a CDS encoding 4-hydroxyphenylacetate 3-hydroxylase N-terminal domain-containing protein, translating to MLRTKEQYHEDLFTMRSNIYIGGECVGRNDPRLRPGINVLDITFDLAQDPEWKGVATAISPVTGEEINRWAHLPQNPHDLIQKQKLIRLGARRAGGCIQRCMGHDAINALAICTREMDDANGSEYHRRFIDYLKVYHHKDLDGCCAQTDSKGDRMKRPSEQQDPDAYLHIVEERKDGIVVSGFKMSITQAPYADEIIALPTRALGEEDRDFAVAFAVPADVEGLKLITRPVWLREKDNPEAGPFCRYGVSDCIVFFDNVFVPKERVFMCGEWQFGRRLALLFADSHRHSYSGCKPAVSDILCGAAALSAEANNIQKASHIKEKLSEFAGAAELAYAAGIAAAVFGEKTASGVFFPNEIYANVGRRLTGETIYHEYNLLTEIAGGIAVTMPFSEDFEKGENKEALERFILRNPKLSPEASRKIWQFVENVGASSMASWYKIAGVHGGGSPIMETIALNIGYDFEDKKRLARYLAGIDESLDDSSMRDSKPDFSGMG from the coding sequence TTGCTGAGAACAAAAGAGCAGTACCATGAAGATCTTTTTACCATGCGTTCGAATATTTACATCGGTGGAGAGTGTGTCGGTCGAAACGACCCGAGATTGAGGCCGGGCATCAATGTTCTCGACATTACTTTCGATCTGGCCCAGGATCCGGAGTGGAAAGGGGTTGCAACCGCTATCTCACCGGTGACCGGTGAGGAGATCAACCGATGGGCGCACCTGCCTCAAAACCCGCACGATCTGATTCAAAAGCAGAAGCTCATCCGTCTTGGAGCCCGCCGTGCCGGCGGCTGCATTCAGCGCTGCATGGGGCATGACGCCATCAATGCCCTGGCAATCTGCACCCGCGAAATGGATGATGCCAACGGCAGCGAATATCATCGCCGATTCATCGATTACCTTAAAGTTTACCATCACAAGGATTTGGACGGCTGCTGCGCCCAGACGGACAGCAAGGGCGATCGCATGAAGCGTCCCAGTGAGCAGCAGGACCCCGATGCCTACCTGCACATCGTCGAGGAACGCAAGGACGGGATTGTGGTTTCGGGCTTCAAGATGTCCATTACTCAGGCCCCCTATGCAGATGAAATTATCGCTTTACCGACGCGGGCGCTGGGAGAGGAAGACCGCGATTTTGCCGTTGCCTTTGCAGTACCCGCCGATGTGGAGGGGTTGAAGCTGATTACAAGACCGGTGTGGCTTCGGGAAAAGGACAACCCCGAGGCGGGCCCCTTTTGCCGGTATGGCGTATCGGACTGCATTGTCTTTTTCGACAACGTATTCGTACCCAAGGAAAGGGTTTTCATGTGCGGGGAGTGGCAATTCGGCAGGCGGCTGGCCCTACTTTTCGCCGACTCCCATAGACACAGCTACAGCGGGTGCAAACCGGCGGTCTCCGATATTTTATGCGGGGCTGCGGCCCTTTCCGCGGAGGCCAACAACATCCAAAAAGCCAGCCATATAAAGGAAAAGCTCTCCGAGTTTGCCGGAGCAGCGGAACTGGCGTATGCCGCCGGCATCGCTGCAGCGGTATTCGGCGAGAAAACCGCCAGCGGCGTTTTCTTTCCCAACGAAATCTACGCCAATGTGGGAAGACGGCTAACCGGCGAAACCATCTATCACGAATACAACCTTCTGACCGAAATTGCAGGCGGCATCGCGGTTACCATGCCCTTCAGCGAAGATTTCGAAAAAGGTGAAAACAAAGAGGCACTGGAGCGATTCATACTGAGAAATCCGAAGCTCTCACCCGAAGCGTCTCGCAAGATTTGGCAGTTCGTCGAAAACGTCGGCGCGTCGAGCATGGCCTCCTGGTACAAGATCGCCGGGGTCCATGGCGGCGGCTCCCCGATCATGGAAACCATTGCCCTGAACATCGGGTACGATTTTGAAGATAAAAAACGCCTGGCCAGGTACCTGGCCGGCATCGACGAATCGCTGGACGATTCTTCGATGCGCGACAGCAAGCCGGATTTTTCCGGCATGGGTTGA
- a CDS encoding AMP-binding protein, with the protein MMTAYYDDKPWLKTYPEWFSPDFTAPSESVLAKFDKAVEKNPDAPCIYYFDTAYSFSQVKQMASAFAAALADMGLEQGDRMLFVLQNVPQAVIGALAVWTRGGIVVPVNPMYTTKDLNHLLSDSGAFCVFCEDALYEKTVKAAAGQRPVVTTSPLDLLSAGDGVPEQLQSAKKTLFDETSDFMALIENFKDRTIAPISPSPEDLAYLVYTSGTTGPPKGAMISHANIHHNCLVYESTARMDGTDVVLGIAPMFHITGIVAHLAIAFHMGIPMVLFNRFDALDVLRLIEKHRVTFTVASITVYIALLNHPKLKSFNLSHFKKAYSGGAPVSPSTVEKFQEAMGLTIYNVYGLTESASPATIAPLGQNGPVDEESGALSVGLIIPGIEAWVVDVDNPETVLPPGEEGELVLRGPSIVSGYWQKPEETANAIKDGRFHTGDVAKIDAKGWCYIVDRKKDLINVSGFKVWPRDVEDVLYQHAGVKEAAVVGVPDSYRGETVKAFVSLSDDFIGKTTPEELIAFCKERLAAYKYPRIVEIIDDVPKTTTGKMLRRELRDR; encoded by the coding sequence ATGATGACCGCCTATTATGACGACAAACCCTGGCTGAAGACCTACCCCGAATGGTTCTCCCCGGACTTCACGGCCCCCAGTGAAAGTGTATTGGCCAAGTTCGACAAGGCTGTAGAGAAAAATCCGGATGCCCCGTGTATCTACTACTTCGACACCGCCTACAGCTTTTCCCAGGTGAAACAGATGGCCTCGGCCTTTGCGGCAGCGCTGGCCGATATGGGCCTGGAACAGGGAGACCGGATGCTGTTCGTGCTCCAGAACGTCCCGCAGGCCGTCATCGGCGCTCTTGCCGTCTGGACGCGCGGTGGCATCGTTGTGCCGGTAAACCCCATGTACACCACCAAGGACCTGAACCACCTGCTTTCCGACAGCGGAGCGTTCTGCGTCTTTTGCGAGGATGCGCTTTACGAAAAAACGGTTAAAGCCGCCGCCGGTCAGCGCCCGGTGGTCACGACCTCGCCATTGGATCTGCTGAGTGCCGGAGATGGCGTTCCGGAGCAATTGCAGTCGGCAAAAAAGACGCTTTTCGATGAAACTTCGGACTTCATGGCCCTGATCGAAAATTTCAAAGATCGGACAATAGCGCCCATCTCACCGTCCCCCGAAGACCTGGCCTATCTGGTCTATACATCCGGAACCACGGGACCACCCAAAGGCGCCATGATTTCCCACGCCAATATTCATCACAACTGCCTGGTTTACGAATCGACGGCCAGGATGGATGGAACGGATGTGGTGCTGGGCATCGCGCCCATGTTTCACATTACCGGCATCGTAGCCCACCTGGCCATCGCGTTTCACATGGGCATTCCCATGGTCCTGTTCAACCGCTTCGATGCCCTTGACGTTTTGCGTCTGATCGAAAAGCACCGGGTTACCTTTACGGTGGCCTCCATCACGGTCTATATCGCCCTGCTCAATCATCCGAAGTTGAAGTCCTTCAATCTTTCTCACTTCAAAAAGGCCTACAGCGGCGGTGCGCCTGTTTCTCCGAGCACGGTGGAAAAATTTCAGGAAGCCATGGGGCTGACCATCTACAATGTTTACGGACTGACCGAAAGTGCCTCTCCGGCCACGATTGCGCCTTTAGGCCAAAACGGCCCCGTGGACGAAGAATCCGGGGCGCTTTCCGTTGGCCTGATCATTCCCGGCATCGAGGCATGGGTGGTGGATGTGGACAATCCCGAGACCGTTCTGCCTCCCGGCGAGGAAGGCGAACTGGTTCTGCGGGGGCCGAGCATCGTATCCGGCTACTGGCAGAAGCCGGAGGAGACCGCCAATGCCATCAAGGATGGCCGCTTCCATACAGGTGATGTAGCCAAGATCGACGCGAAAGGTTGGTGCTATATTGTCGACCGGAAAAAAGATCTCATCAATGTATCCGGTTTCAAGGTGTGGCCCCGGGATGTGGAAGATGTTTTGTACCAGCATGCCGGCGTCAAGGAAGCAGCCGTCGTCGGGGTGCCGGACAGCTACCGCGGCGAAACGGTCAAGGCCTTCGTCTCTCTGAGCGATGATTTTATCGGCAAAACCACGCCGGAAGAACTGATCGCATTCTGCAAGGAGCGTTTGGCCGCCTACAAGTATCCCCGGATTGTCGAAATCATCGATGACGTTCCCAAAACGACCACGGGTAAGATGCTTCGCAGAGAACTGCGGGATCGTTGA